From Cellulomonas oligotrophica, a single genomic window includes:
- the hisB gene encoding imidazoleglycerol-phosphate dehydratase HisB → MTGPQGTTAGTARRTARVERATSESTVLVEVDLDGTGRTDVDTGVPFYDHMLTALGKHSLVDLTVRASGDTHIDAHHTVEDVAIVLGQALREALGDKRGITRYGDATVPLDEALAHAVVDVSGRPYLVHSGEPEGQQYHLIGGHFTGSLTAHVLESIAHHAAFTIHVRVLAGRDPHHIVEAQFKALARALRAALALDPRVDGVPSTKGAL, encoded by the coding sequence ATGACCGGTCCGCAGGGAACGACCGCGGGCACCGCCCGGCGGACCGCGCGCGTCGAGCGCGCCACGAGCGAGTCGACCGTCCTGGTCGAGGTCGACCTCGACGGCACGGGGCGCACCGACGTCGACACGGGCGTGCCGTTCTACGACCACATGCTCACCGCGCTCGGCAAGCACTCGCTGGTCGACCTCACGGTCCGGGCCAGCGGCGACACGCACATCGACGCGCACCACACCGTCGAGGACGTCGCGATCGTGCTCGGCCAGGCCCTGCGCGAGGCCCTCGGCGACAAGCGCGGCATCACCCGCTACGGCGACGCCACCGTCCCGCTGGACGAGGCGCTGGCCCACGCGGTCGTCGACGTGTCGGGCCGGCCGTACCTCGTGCACTCCGGCGAGCCCGAGGGGCAGCAGTACCACCTCATCGGCGGGCACTTCACCGGCTCGCTGACCGCTCACGTGCTGGAGTCGATCGCCCACCACGCGGCGTTCACCATCCACGTGCGCGTGCTGGCCGGCCGCGACCCGCACCACATCGTCGAGGCCCAGTTCAAGGCCCTCGCGCGCGCGCTGCGCGCCGCCCTCGCGCTCGACCCGCGCGTCGACGGCGTGCCGTCCACCAAGGGGGCCCTGTGA
- a CDS encoding histidinol-phosphate transaminase, producing the protein MTAAPDRTAGVLPLRPELVGLEPYGAPQLDVPVLLNVNENPYAPSEAVVADVAAAVADATRTLNRYPDRDFLALREDLAAYLRTESGVDLDPAQLWAANGSNEVMLHLLQAFGGPGRTALSFAPTYSMYPEYARDTSTAWVAGRRAEDFSLDPDAARAAVAEHAPSVVLLASPNNPTGTALPAATVVAVLDAAAQVPGGCVVVVDEAYGEFRRAGTPSALELLPDHPHLAVSRTMSKAFGLAGARVGYLAAAPALVDALRVVRLPYHLSAVTQAVARAALAHAPELMAQVGSLRDERDALVLWLRGRGFDVADSDANFVLFGRFDDRRAVWQGLLDRGVLVRVVGPDGWLRVSVGTPAETAAFKDALVEVTGR; encoded by the coding sequence GTGACCGCCGCCCCCGACCGCACCGCCGGCGTCCTGCCGCTGCGCCCCGAGCTCGTCGGCCTCGAGCCGTACGGCGCGCCGCAGCTCGACGTCCCGGTCCTGCTCAACGTCAACGAGAACCCGTACGCGCCGTCCGAGGCGGTCGTCGCCGACGTCGCCGCCGCGGTCGCGGACGCGACGCGCACGCTCAACCGCTACCCCGACCGGGACTTCCTCGCCCTGCGCGAGGACCTCGCCGCGTACCTGCGCACCGAGTCGGGCGTGGACCTCGACCCCGCGCAGCTGTGGGCCGCGAACGGCTCCAACGAGGTCATGCTGCACCTGCTGCAGGCCTTCGGCGGGCCGGGCCGCACGGCCCTGTCGTTCGCGCCGACGTACTCGATGTACCCCGAGTACGCCCGCGACACCTCCACCGCCTGGGTCGCGGGCCGCCGCGCGGAGGACTTCTCGCTCGACCCCGACGCGGCCCGGGCCGCGGTCGCCGAGCACGCCCCGAGCGTGGTGCTGCTCGCCAGCCCCAACAACCCCACCGGCACCGCGCTGCCCGCCGCGACCGTGGTCGCCGTGCTCGACGCCGCCGCGCAGGTGCCCGGCGGCTGCGTGGTCGTCGTCGACGAGGCCTACGGGGAGTTCCGCCGCGCGGGCACGCCGTCGGCCCTCGAGCTGCTGCCCGACCACCCGCACCTGGCGGTCAGCCGCACGATGTCCAAGGCCTTCGGGCTCGCCGGCGCCCGCGTCGGCTACCTCGCCGCGGCCCCGGCGCTCGTCGACGCGCTGCGGGTCGTGCGCCTGCCGTACCACCTCTCGGCCGTCACGCAGGCCGTCGCGCGCGCGGCGCTCGCCCACGCCCCCGAGCTCATGGCGCAGGTCGGGTCGTTGCGCGACGAGCGCGACGCCCTCGTGCTGTGGCTGCGCGGGCGCGGGTTCGACGTGGCGGACTCCGACGCGAACTTCGTGCTCTTCGGCCGGTTCGACGACCGGCGCGCCGTCTGGCAGGGTCTGCTCGACCGCGGGGTGCTCGTGCGCGTGGTCGGGCCCGACGGCTGGCTGCGCGTCTCGGTGGGCACACCCGCCGAGACGGCCGCCTTCAAGGACGCACTGGTGGAGGTGACGGGTCGATGA
- a CDS encoding DUF2058 domain-containing protein, which produces MSTDPTSGATPGADDDPFADLQIPDDLSGLDAPDEPTVAVVVTQVAVAGALAAACSLAQVDVDAVPSPVGAIAVLRDPAAGATATAAISQLLRQAPVVLLERRAEQVSATQWVAGAQTKELPPGLVLSGAPEVLEDLLLGDLDPATVEGTVTSVGLSRWKAMRMIAGNRPRG; this is translated from the coding sequence GTGAGCACCGACCCGACGTCCGGCGCGACCCCGGGCGCCGACGACGACCCGTTCGCCGACCTGCAGATCCCCGACGACCTCTCGGGGCTCGACGCGCCCGACGAGCCGACGGTCGCCGTCGTCGTCACCCAGGTCGCCGTCGCCGGCGCGCTCGCGGCCGCGTGCTCGCTCGCGCAGGTCGACGTCGACGCGGTCCCGTCCCCGGTCGGGGCGATCGCGGTGCTGCGTGACCCGGCCGCGGGCGCGACCGCCACCGCGGCGATCTCCCAGCTCCTGCGCCAGGCGCCCGTGGTCCTGCTCGAGCGGCGCGCCGAGCAGGTCTCCGCGACGCAGTGGGTCGCAGGGGCGCAGACCAAGGAGCTGCCCCCGGGCCTGGTGCTGTCCGGTGCGCCCGAGGTGCTCGAGGACCTGCTGCTCGGCGACCTCGACCCCGCGACGGTCGAGGGCACCGTCACGAGCGTCGGCCTCTCGCGCTGGAAGGCGATGCGGATGATCGCGGGGAACCGCCCCCGGGGCTGA
- the hisH gene encoding imidazole glycerol phosphate synthase subunit HisH, which translates to MPTPRVVVLDYGFGNVRSAVRALERVGAEVELTADKRAAQEADGLVVPGVGAFAAVMAGLRAVGGDQVVDRRLAGGRPVLGICVGMQVMFAEGVEHGVRTDGLGEWPGVVDRLEADVVPHMGWATVEPPPGSVLFDGLADERFYFVHSYAARSFPLHDEVPAGEHPLPAPLVTWAEHGDRFVAAVENGPLAATQFHPEKSGDAGAELLRRWLGLLR; encoded by the coding sequence GTGCCCACACCCCGCGTCGTCGTCCTCGACTACGGCTTCGGCAACGTGCGCTCGGCGGTCCGCGCCCTCGAGCGCGTCGGCGCCGAGGTCGAGCTGACCGCCGACAAGCGCGCCGCGCAGGAGGCCGACGGTCTCGTCGTGCCGGGCGTCGGCGCGTTCGCCGCCGTGATGGCCGGGCTGCGCGCCGTCGGCGGCGACCAGGTCGTCGACCGGCGCCTCGCCGGCGGCCGGCCCGTGCTCGGCATCTGCGTCGGCATGCAGGTGATGTTCGCCGAGGGCGTCGAGCACGGGGTGCGGACCGACGGGCTGGGCGAGTGGCCTGGCGTCGTCGACCGCCTCGAGGCCGACGTCGTGCCGCACATGGGCTGGGCCACGGTCGAGCCGCCGCCCGGGTCGGTGCTCTTCGACGGGCTCGCCGACGAGCGGTTCTACTTCGTGCACTCCTACGCGGCGCGGTCCTTCCCCCTGCACGACGAGGTCCCCGCGGGCGAGCACCCGCTGCCCGCCCCGCTGGTCACGTGGGCCGAGCACGGCGACCGCTTCGTCGCCGCCGTCGAGAACGGCCCGCTGGCCGCGACCCAGTTCCACCCCGAGAAGTCGGGCGACGCGGGGGCCGAGCTCCTGCGGCGCTGGCTCGGCCTGCTGCGCTGA
- the priA gene encoding bifunctional 1-(5-phosphoribosyl)-5-((5-phosphoribosylamino)methylideneamino)imidazole-4-carboxamide isomerase/phosphoribosylanthranilate isomerase PriA, which translates to MTTTPPAPRLELLPAVDVADGQAVRLVQGAAGSETGYGDPLAAALDWAEGGAEWIHLVDLDAAFGRGSNAALLADVASELDRRGVRVEISGGVRDDASLERALATGATRVNLGTAALEDPEWTARVIASHGEQIAVGLDVRGTTLAARGWTQDGGDLWDVLARLEDAGCARYVVTDVTKDGTLRGPNVELLREVCARTDAPVVASGGVSSLADLEALRALVPVGVEGAIVGKALYAGAFTLPQALDVAGRPSA; encoded by the coding sequence ATGACGACCACGCCCCCCGCCCCGCGCCTGGAGCTCCTGCCCGCCGTCGACGTCGCCGACGGCCAGGCCGTGCGGCTCGTCCAGGGCGCGGCCGGCTCGGAGACCGGCTACGGCGACCCGCTCGCCGCCGCCCTCGACTGGGCCGAGGGGGGCGCGGAGTGGATCCACCTCGTCGACCTCGACGCCGCGTTCGGCCGCGGCTCCAACGCGGCGCTCCTCGCGGACGTCGCGAGCGAGCTGGACCGCCGCGGCGTGCGCGTCGAGATCTCCGGCGGCGTGCGCGACGACGCGTCCCTCGAGCGGGCGCTGGCCACCGGGGCCACGCGCGTCAACCTCGGCACGGCAGCCCTCGAGGACCCGGAGTGGACCGCCCGGGTGATCGCGTCCCACGGCGAGCAGATCGCCGTCGGGCTCGACGTGCGCGGCACGACCCTGGCGGCGCGTGGCTGGACCCAGGACGGCGGCGACCTGTGGGACGTGCTCGCCCGCCTGGAGGACGCCGGCTGCGCGCGCTACGTCGTGACCGACGTGACGAAGGACGGCACGTTGCGCGGCCCGAACGTCGAGCTGCTGCGCGAGGTCTGCGCCCGGACCGACGCCCCGGTGGTCGCGTCGGGCGGCGTGTCCAGCCTCGCCGACCTCGAGGCGCTGCGCGCCCTCGTCCCCGTCGGCGTCGAGGGTGCCATCGTCGGCAAGGCGCTCTACGCGGGGGCGTTCACGCTGCCGCAGGCGCTCGACGTCGCCGGGCGGCCGTCCGCGTGA